A genomic window from Fusarium falciforme chromosome 2, complete sequence includes:
- a CDS encoding Laccase 4, which translates to MYKTLYPLLPLVFATSISTLPETHHTQIQRREPCSGNTPSTRDQWCDFDIHSDYYTVTPETGVTREYWLEISEVLVALDGVERPAQAINGTIPGPTLFADWGDEVIVHLKSNLKGSTNGSSFHFHGTHQNYTNPQDGVVAITQCPVAPGSSITYKWRATQYGTSWYHSHFGLQTYDGVFGGLIIRGPASANYDEDVGTIMISDWSHRTVHQLLPEVARKGPALMDNVLINGTNVHGRDGEKNQTGKRFSMNFKKGKTYRLRLINVGIDTLYKFSIDHHTLEVIAVDFVSIKPYETDHVSLAIGERMDVLVTADQASEASSFWLRATPQQDCSKIADPDNILGIVYYGSSNSTPTTKGPKFEDKCIDEPYESLVPVVPRNVGPPDHQFEQNANRTWNEDGIIKWTLNSTTMAAEWDNPSLLKLRTNTSFAPSNAVIRIPKPNAWVYLAIETNLDISHPIHLHGYDFQILAQGPGPYGPNVTLNTKNPPRRDTALLPASGHLVLAFLTDNPGVWLMHCHIGWHAAEGFSLQFVVREDEIPALISEQQAKDINQGCKAWKEFTHNSEMEQDDSGI; encoded by the coding sequence ATGTACAAGACTCTCTATCCACTCCTGCCTCTCGTCTTTGCTACCTCTATCAGCACCTTGCCCGAAACACATCACACTCAGATCCAGCGCAGGGAACCCTGTTCCGGCAACACCCCCTCTACTCGAGACCAGTGGTGCGACTTTGATATCCATAGCGACTACTACACAGTCACACCGGAGACTGGCGTAACGAGAGAGTACTGGCTCGAGATCAGCGAAGTTCTCGTTGCTCTTGATGGAGTAGAGAGGCCAGCCCAGGCTATCAATGGGACAATACCAGGACCGACACTGTTCGCCGACTGGGGTGATGAAGTGATTGTTCACTTAAAGAGCAACCTAAAGGGCTCCACCAACGGCTCGTCCTTTCACTTCCACGGCACTCACCAAAACTACACCAACCCCCAAGATGGAGTCGTGGCCATCACCCAGTGCCCTGTTGCCCCCGGCTCGTCCATCACATACAAGTGGCGCGCCACCCAGTACGGCACATCGTGGTATCACTCGCACTTTGGCCTCCAGACGTACGATGGCGTCTTTGGCGGCTTGATCATCCGCGGCCCGGCCAGTGCAAATTacgatgaggatgttggGACCATCATGATCAGCGATTGGTCTCATCGGACTGTCCACCAGCTACTCCCCGAAGTTGCCCGTAAAGGCCCGGCCCTTATGGACAATGTGCTAATCAATGGCACTAACGTACACGGAAGAGATGGCGAAAAGAACCAGACTGGGAAGCGGTTCTCCATGAACTTTAAAAAGGGCAAGACATATCGTCTTCGTCTCATCAACGTCGGGATCGACACCCTGTACAAGTTCTCCATCGATCACCACACTCTCGAGGTTATTGCGGTCGACTTTGTCTCCATCAAACCATACGAAACCGATCACGTTAGTCTAGCTATCGGTGAACGTATGGATGTCCTCGTTACTGCCGACCAAGCCTCAGaagcctcttccttctggCTCCGCGCCACCCCCCAGCAAGACTGCAGCAAAATCGCCGACCCAGACAACATCCTGGGCATTGTCTACTACGGCTCAAGCAACTCTACACCCACTACAAAGGGCCCCAAGTTCGAGGACAAGTGTATAGACGAGCCCTACGAAAGCCTCGTCCCCGTTGTCCCGCGAAACGTTGGCCCTCCCGATCACCAATTCGAGCAAAACGCCAACCGCACATGGAATGAAGACGGCATCATCAAATGGACCCTCAACAGCACCACAATGGCCGCCGAATGGGATAATCCAtccctcctcaagctccgCACAAATACCTCCTTCGCCCCCTCCAACGCCGTCATCCGCATCCCCAAACCCAACGCCTGGGTATACCTTGCTATCGAGACCAACCTTGACATCTCCCACCCCATCCATCTTCATGGCTACGACTTCCAGATTCTCGCCCAAGGCCCTGGACCCTACGGACCCAATGTcactctcaacaccaaaaaccCTCCACGTCGCGATACCGCACTTCTCCCCGCTTCGGGACATCTCGTGCTTGCCTTCCTGACTGATAACCCTGGTGTCTGGTTAATGCATTGTCATATCGGATGGCACGCTGCGGAAGGCTTCTCGTTACAGTTTGTAGTACGCGAGGACGAGATCCCAGCCCTCATATCGGAGCAACAAGCCAAGGATATTAACCAAGGCTGTAAAGCATGGAAGGAGTTTACTCATAATTCTGAGATGGAGCAAGATGATTCTGGAATTTGA
- a CDS encoding ECM11 domain-containing protein: protein MAPSLKDKGGRLLAFANAGPKPIRSQSQPENAPQNIEQPQSIAPAPVRRAFGDPREVPGLAGRHTAPPRENHPLSIPPPRSPPLSVASSNGRMRGSSSDRRPDLFSGSQLGDNFMESGITTPQNEPAEPVKLGPELTRDLKKINPPRSLPDNRLQRLTQITGGFNFGGGGNVEMKLPQRHTMNPIGDGFQDTVIAARGKPNGRQEERVRPESPARPDARLPMREIRIRKSHTGRSEAYDIGDRVRSPSPTVREVQWPTHHRQEDPRRAVDNDVEYLSQEDEHATPRPKKPKPAPRVLLESSMPAVTTSTSRDKKRRRPSPEYDDVALRSMSFAALQQQPFDFDPSKEEQKGIGVNADNLAAKLDQFRHLGDKEQRDLFSNMSIEDWESSGDWFVSEFTGFMQRLTEARRHKRRIIREFEKEAADREEAVRLRTEAIDRKLCKMKQDGQRVVEDRGA from the coding sequence ATGGCACCGAGTCTCAAAGACAAAGGCGGCCGGCTCCTAGCCTTTGCCAACGCTGGCCCAAAACCGATTCGATCTCAGTCTCAGCCAGAAAACGCGCCCCAAAATATCGAGCAACCACAGAGTATTGCTCCGGCTCCGGTACGACGGGCCTTTGGCGATCCTCGAGAAGTGCCTGGGCTCGCTGGAAGGCACACTGCGCCTCCACGCGAAAACCATCCTCTCAGCATACCACCCCCCCGTTCACCTCCACTCTCAGTAGCTTCTTCTAATGGACGAATGCGAGGAAGCTCGAGCGATCGTCGCCCAGACCTCTTTTCTGGGTCTCAGCTGGGAGACAACTTTATGGAGTCGGGCATCACAACACCACAGAATGAGCCAGCCGAACCCGTTAAGCTTGGGCCAGAGTTGACTCGGGACCTTAAGAAGATCAACCCGCCACGTTCACTTCCTGATAATCGACTTCAACGGCTGACGCAGATTACTGGGGGGTTCAATTTCGGGGGCGGGGGCAATGTGGAGATGAAACTCCCACAACGACATACTATGAACCCCATCGGTGATGGTTTCCAGGATACGGTCATTGCGGCTCGTGGGAAGCCAAATGGTCGTCAAGAGGAGAGAGTTCGTCCCGAGTCTCCTGCCAGGCCCGATGCTAGGCTACCCATGCGTGAAATAAGGATTCGAAAGTCTCATACTGGCAGATCAGAGGCATACGATATTGGTGACCGTGTGAGAAGCCCATCACCTACGGTTCGTGAAGTACAGTGGCCAACACATCATCGACAAGAGGATCCACGCCGAGCAGTCGATAACGATGTCGAGTATCTCTCTCAGGAAGACGAGCACGCGACGCCCAGGCCTaagaagcccaagccagCCCCAAGGGTTCTTTTGGAGAGCTCAATGCCAGCTGTTACTACTTCTACGAGTCGGGACAAGAAACGGCGACGGCCAAGTCCCGAATATGACGATGTAGCTCTCAGATCCATGTCATTCGCCGCATTACAGCAGCAGCCCTTTGATTTCGATCCGTCCAAGGAGGAACAAAAGGGCATTGGAGTCAATGCCGACAACCTAGCAGCCAAGCTGGACCAATTTCGCCATCTCGGCGATAAGGAACAGCGTGATCTGTTTTCCAACATGTCCATCGAAGATTGGGAATCATCGGGAGATTGGTTTGTCAGCGAGTTTACCGGCTTCATGCAGCGTTTGACAGAGGCGAGAAGACACAAACGCAGAATCATTCGCGAATTTGAAAAGGAAGCCGCCGATCGCGAGGAAGCTGTACGTCTGAGAACGGAAGCCATTGACCGAAAGCTATGTAAGATGAAGCAGGACGGTCAGCGAGTGGTGGAGGATAGGGGTGCGTAG